In Vitis vinifera cultivar Pinot Noir 40024 chromosome 17, ASM3070453v1, one genomic interval encodes:
- the LOC100242285 gene encoding ras-related protein RABA6b: MAADSFDDECDYLFKAVLIGDSAVGKSNLLSRFSRDEFRLDSKPTIGVEFAYRNIKVGDKLIKAQIWDTAGQERFRAITSSYYRGALGALLVYDITRRATFENLKKWLRELRDFGKPDMVIVLVGNKSDLGHSREVDEEEGKTLAETEGLCFMETSALENLNVEEAFLHMITKIHEVTSQKNLEAKLNEPVKPLIIGKEIIHVDHEVSATKQSSCCSR, encoded by the exons ATGGCTGCAGATTCTTTCGATGATGAGTGTGATTACCTCTTCAAGGCTGTTCTAATTGGGGACTCTGCAGTTGGAAAATCTAATCTTCTGTCCAGATTCTCCCGGGATGAATTCCGATTAGATTCCAAGCCCACCATCGGAGTCGAATTCGCTTACCGGAATATTAAGGTCGGAGACAAGCTCATCAAGGCTCAGATTTGGGACACTGCTGGCCAAGAACG GTTTAGAGCCATCACAAGCTCATATTATCGTGGAGCTCTTGGTGCCCTATTAGTATACGACATAACACGACGTGCGAcgtttgaaaatttgaaaaaatggttACGTGAGCTGAGAGATTTTGGTAAACCTGACATGGTGATTGTTCTAGTTGGAAATAAATCGGATTTAGGTCATTCTCGAGAAGTTGATGAGGAAGAAGGAAAAACCCTAGCAGAAACGGAAGGCTTATGCTTCATGGAAACATCGGCTTTAGAGAATTTGAATGTGGAAGAGGCATTTCTTCATATGATTACTAAAATCCATGAAGTTACTAGTCAAAAAAACTTAGAAGCAAAGCTCAATGAACCGGTCAAACCTCTTATAATTGGGAAAGAAATAATTCATGTTGATCATGAAGTATCTGCGACTAAACAATCAAGTTGTTGCTCAAGATga
- the LOC100266441 gene encoding golgin candidate 2, translated as MAGWISSKLKVAETLLQQIDQQAAESLGKNERPQSDELDEKIPAKSGGVLPLKDQLKKKTQESYDFQGKLHSDPNVNVLNSQDRDKEVTSPSKPFSSPRSNLTDSDWTELLSTPNQETPFGANRTNGTSGIRGLRKDGRRQASSGLNLSGLEAKRNYRSNNSASKPQRRSDVGPGNRENAGGLDRKLSDEKELGRSDSVDRTSSAELRNDGKYVEAQESELVMVVGDDSNPERSVVKDSVEDGGRIISKGHSVDKNHHLETKLVAERGDRIPDMNKAINDEQKRLGQSNAGLGSSVSLELKGTTSVSDERSDSDTDSASSSDSESERIREERKRRRKQILAEKQAAKAVAAIKERENMVARLEGEKESLEKILEEREKQQAQEASELQTTMMETMEAVELEKQKHNNTRMEALARLAKLETVNAELARSLATAQWNLEVEVNRVAEIRQQIELKEVALEEQRRRIPNAHQMGTSLSHLVAAKGVEFEKEILEAEYSFITDKIGWLQDKAKKLEANIEMTRKEMESPTVVEVELKRRLFQLTDHLIQKQAQVEALSSEKATLLFRIEAVSRLLEENKLLLLSRDDLESGSWDISDSKLKPLLEDRIRSGGQHFWSLMRQLDTIFSAGAVFLRRNSTAKWWALFYLVSLHLWVIYILTSHSETTVETRSGAVMSLENINSTGGV; from the exons ATGGCTGGATGGATATCATCGAAGCTCAAAGTTGCAGAAACCTTACTTCAACAG ATCGATCAGCAAGCGGCAGAGTCTCTGGGGAAGAACGAGAGGCCGCAATCAGATGAACTTGATGAGAAGATTCCCGCAAAATCTGGAGGGGTTCTGCCTCTGAAAGATCAGCTGAagaaaaaaacacaagaaaGCTATGATTTCCAGGGGAAATTGCACAGCGATCCCAATGTCAATGTGCTTAATAGTCAAGATCGGGACAAAGAGGTTACGAGTCCATCAAAACCTTTTTCGAGCCCTAGGTCTAATCTTACGGACAGTGACTGGACTGAACTCCTCAGCACGCCCAATCAAGAGACCCCATTTGGGGCGAATCGGACTAATGGAACGTCTGGGATTCGTGGTCTGCGGAAAGATGGGCGGAGGCAGGCGAGTTCAGGTTTGAATTTGTCAGGACTGGAAGCGAAGAGGAATTATAGGAGTAATAATAGTGCTTCGAAGCCTCAGCGAAGGTCTGATGTTGGACCAGGAAATAGAGAGAATGCAGGTGGATTGGATAGGAAATTGAGTGATGAGAAAGAGTTGGGACGTTCAGACTCAGTGGATAGAACATCGAGTGCTGAGTTGCGAAATGATGGTAAGTATGTGGAAGCACAAGAATCGGAACTTGTGATGGTGGTGGGAGATGACTCGAATCCAGAAAGGAGTGTTGTTAAAGATAGTGTTGAGGATGGAGGGAGGATTATATCTAAGGGGCATTCGGTTGATAAAAATCATCATTTGGAAACAAAATTGGTGGCTGAAAGAGGTGATAGGATACCTGATATGAATAAGGCAATCAATGATGAGCAGAAAAGGTTAGGGCAGTCAAATGCTGGCTTGGGGAGTTCAGTCTCTCTTGAGTTGAAAGGAACTACTTCTGTAAGTGATGAAAGGTCTGATTCAGATACAGACTCTGCTTCCTCGTCTGACTCAGAAAGTGAACGCATCAGGGAGGAaaggaaaaggagaagaaagCAGATTCTGGCCGAGAAACAGGCAGCTAAAGCTGTTGCGGCAATCAAAGAACGCGAGAATATGGTTGCAAGGTTGGAGGGGGAGAAAGAAAGCTTAGAGAAAATActtgaagagagagagaaacagcAAGCACAAGAG GCTTCAGAACTCCAGACAACAATGATGGAAACAATGGAAGCTGTTGAGTTAGAGAAGCAGAAACATAATAATACTAGAATGGAAGCCCTTGCAAGATTGGCTAAGCTTGAG ACTGTCAATGCTGAACTTGCAAGATCCCTGGCTACTGCCCAATGGAATCTTGAAGTAGAG GTTAATCGGGTGGCAGAAATCCGTCAACAAATTGAATTGAAAGAAGTTGCCCTTGAAG AACAAAGAAGGAGGATCCCCAATGCTCATCAGATGGGAACCTCTCTAAGCCAT TTGGTGGCTGCAAAAGGAGTTGAATTTGAGAAAGAGATACTTGAGGCGGAGTACTCTTTCATTACTGACAAAATTGGATGGTTGCAAGACAAG GCAAAGAAGCTGGAAGCAAACATTGAAATGACGCGGAAGGAGATGGAGAGTCCAACAGTAGTAGAAGTTGAGCTCAAAAGGAGGCTATTCCAGCTGACTGACCATTTAATTCAGAAACAAGCCCag GTGGAGGCTCTTTCCTCGGAGAAGGCAACGCTACTGTTTAGAATCGAG GCTGTTTCAAGATTGCTGGAAGAAAACAAGTTGTTACTCTTGTCGAGGGATGACCTGGAGTCGGGATCATGGGATATTTCTGATTCAAAGCTGAAGCCTCTATTGGAAGACAGAATTCGATCTGGTGGGCAGCACTTCTGGTCGTTGATGCGGCAGTTGGACACAATTTTTTCTGCAGGTGCTGTGTTTCTGAGGAGGAATTCAACGGCTAAATGGTGGGCTTTGTTTTACCTTGTAAGCCTTCATTTGTGGGTTATTTATATACTTACGTCACACTCCGAAACAACAGTGGAGACGAGATCAGGTGCGGTCATGTCCCTGGAGAATATCAATAGCACAGGTGGTGTGTGA